The genomic DNA AAATCTATTCCGATTGAATTAGAGCTTATTAAGAAAAATAAATAAATATAAAATGAAAATTAGGAAGGAAGAATAACAAATGAAATTTTTTATTGATACAGCAAACATTAACGAAATTAAAGAGGCAAATGCATTAGGCGTAGTAGCTGGAGTAACGACAAACCCATCACTTGTAGCAAAAGAAGGCGTAGATTTCCATGAGCGTATTCGTGAAATTTGCAGCTTTATAGAAGGGCCTGTAAGTGCAGAAGTAATTAGCTTAGAAGCTGATAAAATGATTGAAGAAGGAAAAGAATTAGCGAAGATTGCTCCAAACGTTGTTGTAAAAGTTCCAATGACAACAGAAGGTTTAAAAGCAGTAAAAGCATTCTCAGATTTAGGAATTCGTACAAACGTTACATTAGTATTCTCAGCAGTTCAAGCATTACTTGCAGCTCGCGCTGGTGCAACATATGTTTCACCATTCTTAGGTCGTTTAGATGATATCGGTCATAACGGTATGGATTTAATTCGTCAAATCGCAGAAATCTTTGCAATTCATGGCATCGAAACAGAAATCATTGCAGCATCTGTACGTCACAGCGTTCACGTAACTGATGCAGCATTAAACGGTTCACATATTGCAACAATCCCAGCAAACGTAATTGC from Bacillus cereus G9842 includes the following:
- the fsa gene encoding fructose-6-phosphate aldolase gives rise to the protein MKFFIDTANINEIKEANALGVVAGVTTNPSLVAKEGVDFHERIREICSFIEGPVSAEVISLEADKMIEEGKELAKIAPNVVVKVPMTTEGLKAVKAFSDLGIRTNVTLVFSAVQALLAARAGATYVSPFLGRLDDIGHNGMDLIRQIAEIFAIHGIETEIIAASVRHSVHVTDAALNGSHIATIPANVIASLVKHPLTDQGIEKFLADWEKTQEK